CTTGGCCGGCccctgctggtgctggtgctgccgccggccgcagccgccgcctccgccacgacgatggtgacAGCACAGCTCGAGCGAGACAGACGACGAAACAACGGCCATGCTGCCCCATGGCTCACTTTGGACTGTTTCTTGTGATACCACAGgcagcctgcgccgccgtctcctgtTGCGTTAGCCGATGTCGCCAGCCACAATGGGTCCCATGCAGCTCGGGTGCGTGGGCCGCATCTGGACTGCCCATCTTCGGGTCTGcccgtgtgcgtgcgtgcgtctgTCATCGGCATCCGTTATTACTTGGTTCGCCTCGGAGAGTAAAAGTGCCATTCCAttgtgcgccgccgtcctcaaAGGGACCTAATGTTCCAAAGCGTTGTACAAACAAATACACCGTCCAAGACAAGCCGCCAAACTGCCAGGGCTGCTCCGAAAAGAAGCCAGGTTCGCACCCAGATAAGAGAGCCCCCGTCTTCCAATGTAGGTAGGTATCCAATCCAGTCCAGGCCAGTCCAAACCATGCCGTCTGTGTAAACGTCCCTCGCTATATGCCTCGAGTAAAGgaaataaataaataaataaaacCCCATAAATGCCGCGCTAGTTGAAGGGGGTAGGAGAGCAAAAACAACGCCCCTTCTTTTAATATCCCGCTATGCCTTTTGGTTGCCGTCACCTCCCGAGCGCGAAGGGGGTCCCCTTCTGTGGTGCTtcgtgcgctgcgctgtgtGCGCGTGGTTGGTGCTGCTCTGCAGTCGTGCGCCCCCGCATCAGTTCACACGTCCATGCCGGACCAACTCGCAACCACCACGCAACAGGAGATGGGCGCCGGTGGAGCCAACAATGCAACGCTGCGCGACTCTCGCCCAGATGATGCAGACGCCCGGTTTgcgactcgccgccgtctggtCGTACGGCCACTACGTTCCGCTGGTCGAATCGTCGCGCGGCGGAccggccagcgccagctgaCCACAGTTACCACTCTCTCCCAGCGCTCTAGGCCGCCAGCTGGTACCCAACAGGGTGGGACAGCTCACCGAGCCGAGATGTGGTACGGGTGCGGCGTCATCTTGGGTTGCGGCGGCCGTATCAGCTTCGCCCACGGATGGTTACTCGGTTGCTGTCGTTCGCGGCAGGCAGCTATAGGACGGTCGTCAGTACACATGATGCAGGCGCCAGAGGGTTGAATGGAACTCCGGCAGTGGCGCCCGAGATGCAATCATCACTCACAGCAGATGTCGTTACCCCTGCCGTCGATGTCAGTATGGCGCCGTACATGTGACGGAGATTGGGCATCCCGTGCAGGAACACCCGGACTTGCACTCACCAGTATTGCTTGCTGACCACTGTGGGCGGGCACCGTTTTTCCGTCTCAATGTACTTGGAGCACCATGACTCGACCAGATGGTAATGGTGCTGGCAGCTCAGTTCCTTCTGCAATGCCGTGGAGTTAGCTTACATCCTGGTTCGCAGAGGATCGACTCGGCGATCCAGCACGGACAAAGCTGTACTCACGTAGATATAATTGCACATGGCGGTGGTTGCAGCGAGGACCCGTGGCCCAGATGAAGTGTTATAAAAAGGCGAACTGAGGAGATAAGGTGGGTGGACGCCTGATGGCTAAGTGACGTGGATCAGGACGAAGGGTTGACGTCGAGGCCTGTTTCAGAGAGTTATGTCCCCGATGTCAAGGACCGTCGACgacttatatatataacgcCGTGGTATGGTGGACAAGCAGATGGCCAAGCcgagtaggtaggtagtcTGAGAGGGGTCGGGTATGACACCACGTCAGGAATGAGGATGACTTGGTTCAGCTGACAAGAACACCGAGTACTGCTCGATCGGATCGTATGCGTCAAAGTTGCtgcgaggagcgcggccgTGGTATTTATCAGAGATCGGGAGTTCTGCACCGTGGCTGGTTGCACGGCTTCGTGGGGAGAGtcttcgacgtcgagcacgtccCCGTCTTATGAACGAGGAGCCCATTCTGCCATGAGGACCCaggcccgcgcccccccccccccgggcctgGCCTTGTGGATGCCGGGCATGGGTGGGAGGGCGTATGAGGGTACTCTCTGTTTCCAGCAAGGCCGAGACGAGGAGCGTCACTGACTCTTCTGGGGTGCGCCAACGCCTCCCTGGCGTGAGAGAGCCACAGCGAGGGCTtggacggggagggagggagggggtgggcgTGGAAGagggtgcgggtgcggggGGGGATTGATAGGTACGTAGCCCCGGCTTGGGCCTCAGGGTTTGGGGCGGGGGAGTGATGGGACGCGTTGGACGATGCAGAACGCAGAGCCACTgacggcgtgcgtgcggaACATCAAttggcggggggggggtcgggAATTCGCAGGTGGGTTGGGGGCTGTGAGACCAAGGCGTGCCACCAAGAACGGGCAGCACAAGTTGGGCA
Above is a genomic segment from Purpureocillium takamizusanense chromosome 2, complete sequence containing:
- a CDS encoding uncharacterized protein (EggNog:ENOG503P7XS) gives rise to the protein MCNYIYKELSCQHHYHLVESWCSKYIETEKRCPPTVVSKQYWGNDICSACRERQQPSNHPWAKLIRPPQPKMTPHPYHISAR